In Gorilla gorilla gorilla isolate KB3781 chromosome 12, NHGRI_mGorGor1-v2.1_pri, whole genome shotgun sequence, the following are encoded in one genomic region:
- the MRPL35 gene encoding large ribosomal subunit protein bL35m isoform X3 produces the protein MASSAFAGAVRAASGILRPLNILASSTYRNCVKNASLISALSTGRFSHIQTPVVSSTPRLTTSERNLTCGHTSAILNRVAPVLPSVLKLPVRSLTYFSARKGKRKTVKAVIDRFLRLHCGLWVRRKAGYKKKLWKKTPARKKRLREFVFCNKTQSKLLDKMTTSFWKRRN, from the exons ATGGCTTCCTCTGCCTTTGCTGGTGCGGTGAGAGCAGCTTCAG GAATCCTACGGCCCCTGAATATTTTGGCATCTTCAACCTACCGCAACTGTGTCAAGAATGCCTCTCTTATTTCTGCATTGTCCACTGGACGTTTTAGTCATATTCAGACACCAGTTGTTTCCTCCACTCCCAGACTTACCACATCTGAGAGAAACCTGACATGTGGGCATACCTCAGCGATCCTTAATAG agtgGCCCCCGTGCTTCCAAGTGTCCTGAAGCTGCCAGTCAGATCTCTAACATACTTCAGTGCAagaaaaggcaagagaaagaccGTGAAAGCTGTCATCGATAGGTTTCTTCGACTTCATTGTGGCCTTTGGGTGAGGAGAAAG GCTGGCTATAAGAAAAAATTATGGAAAAAGACACCTGCAAGGAAGAAGCGATTGAGGGAATTTGTATTCTGCAATAAAACCCAGAGTAAACTCTTAGATAAAATGACGACGTCCTTCTGGAAGAGGCGAAACTG A
- the MRPL35 gene encoding large ribosomal subunit protein bL35m isoform X2, whose product MASSAFAGAVRAASGILRPLNILASSTYRNCVKNASLISALSTGRFSHIQTPVVSSTPRLTTSERNLTCGHTSAILNRVAPVLPSVLKLPVRSLTYFSARKGKRKTVKAVIDRFLRLHCGLWVRRKAGYKKKLWKKTPARKKRLREFVFCNKTQSKLLDKMTTSFWKRRNWHSPICR is encoded by the exons ATGGCTTCCTCTGCCTTTGCTGGTGCGGTGAGAGCAGCTTCAG GAATCCTACGGCCCCTGAATATTTTGGCATCTTCAACCTACCGCAACTGTGTCAAGAATGCCTCTCTTATTTCTGCATTGTCCACTGGACGTTTTAGTCATATTCAGACACCAGTTGTTTCCTCCACTCCCAGACTTACCACATCTGAGAGAAACCTGACATGTGGGCATACCTCAGCGATCCTTAATAG agtgGCCCCCGTGCTTCCAAGTGTCCTGAAGCTGCCAGTCAGATCTCTAACATACTTCAGTGCAagaaaaggcaagagaaagaccGTGAAAGCTGTCATCGATAGGTTTCTTCGACTTCATTGTGGCCTTTGGGTGAGGAGAAAG GCTGGCTATAAGAAAAAATTATGGAAAAAGACACCTGCAAGGAAGAAGCGATTGAGGGAATTTGTATTCTGCAATAAAACCCAGAGTAAACTCTTAGATAAAATGACGACGTCCTTCTGGAAGAGGCGAAACTG GCACTCCCccatttgcagatga
- the MRPL35 gene encoding large ribosomal subunit protein bL35m isoform X1, with translation MASSAFAGAVRAASGILRPLNILASSTYRNCVKNASLISALSTGRFSHIQTPVVSSTPRLTTSERNLTCGHTSAILNRVAPVLPSVLKLPVRSLTYFSARKGKRKTVKAVIDRFLRLHCGLWVRRKAGYKKKLWKKTPARKKRLREFVFCNKTQSKLLDKMTTSFWKRRNWYVDDPYQKYHDRTNLKV, from the exons ATGGCTTCCTCTGCCTTTGCTGGTGCGGTGAGAGCAGCTTCAG GAATCCTACGGCCCCTGAATATTTTGGCATCTTCAACCTACCGCAACTGTGTCAAGAATGCCTCTCTTATTTCTGCATTGTCCACTGGACGTTTTAGTCATATTCAGACACCAGTTGTTTCCTCCACTCCCAGACTTACCACATCTGAGAGAAACCTGACATGTGGGCATACCTCAGCGATCCTTAATAG agtgGCCCCCGTGCTTCCAAGTGTCCTGAAGCTGCCAGTCAGATCTCTAACATACTTCAGTGCAagaaaaggcaagagaaagaccGTGAAAGCTGTCATCGATAGGTTTCTTCGACTTCATTGTGGCCTTTGGGTGAGGAGAAAG GCTGGCTATAAGAAAAAATTATGGAAAAAGACACCTGCAAGGAAGAAGCGATTGAGGGAATTTGTATTCTGCAATAAAACCCAGAGTAAACTCTTAGATAAAATGACGACGTCCTTCTGGAAGAGGCGAAACTGGTACGTTGATGATCCTTATCAGAAGTATCATGATCGAACAAACCTGAAAGTATAG